The genomic segment TACTCTCTAAATTATGATTTACTTATCTATTGGTCTATATTACTAGGAAACGAAAAAACCAAAAATCGCTTTAAAGATTGTTTCATCTCCAGTGAATTTAAATCGGATTGGGAAAATTTAAAAGAGCCATACGGAGAAGCAAAAAAATCTACTTTAGTATTTTATCCTCATGGAAATCTAGCTCTTGAAACAAATATCATGGGTATAGAAAGAAAAGTTAAAGCTAAAAAGAATATAGATTTACTAGAAACAATATTTGATAGATGGAATAAAGGAGATTCAATCCCACTGTTTGTATCAGAAGGTCTGTCAAATCAAAAGCTTAATACAATTAAGCGAAGTAACTACCTTGCAGAAATATACTATAATGCGTTTTCAAAAATATCCGGAAATTTACTAATATATGGCTGGTCTCTTTCCGAACAAGATACTCACTTAATAAAAACCTTAAATAAAGATAGAATAAATAAAATTTGTATTTCAATCTTCACAGGAAATTCAAATTACATTGATGAAATAGAGAGAATTGAAAAAGTATTAAAGAAACAAGGATTTAATGAAAAAGATATCTCATTCGTAGATTCTAGTTCAAAAAGTCTTTGGATATATTAACCGTGCCAGCGTATAACAGCGGGGAAACGCTTCGCTTCGGCACTTCGGCCTCGCTTGGGCTACGCCACATTCCCTTTCTGTCACTCGTTTGCATTAGCAAACTACGTGCCAGTCCCTAACGTCCCGTCGGGACTCAGGGTCAGGGAACGTCGTCTCCCCTAGTTCGTTATGCGAAATAAACCAAAAAAATTGAAAATCTCAATGAAATCTTTAACCTACTTTTTAATATTTCTAAATATACATTGTTTATCAAGGACTGCAACATCCCTTAAAGATAATCCATTAAAAAATTTCGAAAATAATTTATCTAAAATTTCTATTACAGTAAATAATCCAGAGAAATATATCTTATCTATCGATTTCTATATACAAGATATAGATTCTTTTAATAATAATGATACCAAATTCCTACCAACTTACTACATTAGTGAGTCAATCAACGATGACAAAATTTCTTTCAACATTCCCAAAGGAAAATATATTGGTTTTCTTCAAATTCATTCAAAAAAGCAATTTCCTCTTTATAAAACAATTTCAGGTGTGCAGGTTATCTATTTTGGAATAGATGATTTTTATAAAAAAAACGCAATCAATTTCAACAAATGCGAACAAAATATAGTCAACAGTTCCGTTTTTTATAAAAAAATTAATAGAACGAATTGCA from the Leptospira ellinghausenii genome contains:
- a CDS encoding DUF4917 family protein → MKNLIEWSENKNDFNQSVILGNGASIAIDSAFSYSSLFAKAKELQNLNEDLEKIFDHFETKDFEFVLRMLWHATKINETLSIEEEKTQVAYKTIKNALIQSVQNNHPKQSKIDYSLPNITNFLSNFSEIYSLNYDLLIYWSILLGNEKTKNRFKDCFISSEFKSDWENLKEPYGEAKKSTLVFYPHGNLALETNIMGIERKVKAKKNIDLLETIFDRWNKGDSIPLFVSEGLSNQKLNTIKRSNYLAEIYYNAFSKISGNLLIYGWSLSEQDTHLIKTLNKDRINKICISIFTGNSNYIDEIERIEKVLKKQGFNEKDISFVDSSSKSLWIY